In Mucilaginibacter celer, one DNA window encodes the following:
- the purH gene encoding bifunctional phosphoribosylaminoimidazolecarboxamide formyltransferase/IMP cyclohydrolase, whose translation MSQSVQIKNALISVYYKDNLEPIIHELNRLGVNIYSTGGTETFIRNLGVNVIPVEDLTSYPSILGGRVKTLHPKVFGGILTRRDHDGDKQQIAQYEIPEIDLVIVDLYPFEETVASGASAEDIIEKIDIGGISLIRAAAKNFKDVVIVASKNDYNSLKNILKTQDGVTTIDQRRSFAQKAFNISSNYDTHIFNYFNEAEPLPVFKQSIQTSQVLRYGENPHQKGTFYGNLDAMFTKLNGKELSYNNLVDVDAAVAIIDEFTEPTIAILKHTNACGVATRPTIKQAWVDALACDPVSAFGGVIIANAEIDADTATEIDKLFYEVLIAPAFSDEAVTILSGKKNRILLVRQPVELPVKHFKTLLNGVIEQDKDAVIEGPTQMTTVTEKAPTEAELSDLFFANKIVKHTKSNTIVFAKNNQLMASGVGQTSRVDALKQAVIKAQSFGFDLNGAVMASDAFFPFPDCAGLAAEAGITAILQPGGSINDKLSVAMCNEKGLAMVTTGVRHFKH comes from the coding sequence ATGAGCCAGTCAGTTCAAATAAAAAATGCTTTAATTTCTGTTTACTATAAAGACAATTTAGAGCCCATCATTCATGAGTTAAACCGCCTTGGTGTAAATATCTATTCAACCGGTGGCACCGAAACTTTTATCCGCAATTTAGGCGTTAATGTGATCCCGGTAGAAGATCTTACTTCATATCCTTCTATCCTTGGTGGTCGTGTTAAAACCCTGCACCCTAAGGTTTTCGGTGGTATTTTAACCCGCAGAGATCATGATGGCGATAAACAGCAAATAGCACAATACGAAATTCCTGAAATTGATTTGGTAATTGTTGACCTGTACCCTTTTGAAGAAACCGTAGCATCAGGCGCCAGCGCCGAAGATATTATCGAAAAAATCGATATCGGCGGTATCTCTTTGATCCGCGCGGCTGCCAAAAACTTTAAAGATGTAGTGATCGTTGCGTCGAAAAATGACTATAACAGTTTAAAAAACATCCTGAAAACACAGGATGGTGTTACCACTATTGATCAGCGCCGTTCATTCGCTCAAAAAGCGTTCAACATTTCATCAAACTACGATACCCATATTTTCAACTACTTTAACGAGGCCGAACCGCTTCCGGTATTTAAACAGAGCATCCAAACCAGCCAGGTTTTACGTTACGGCGAAAACCCGCACCAAAAAGGTACTTTTTATGGTAACCTGGATGCCATGTTCACCAAACTGAACGGCAAAGAGCTTTCGTACAATAACCTGGTTGATGTTGACGCGGCCGTTGCTATTATCGACGAGTTTACCGAGCCAACCATCGCCATCCTAAAACATACCAATGCTTGCGGTGTAGCTACACGCCCAACCATTAAACAAGCATGGGTTGATGCTTTAGCTTGCGATCCGGTTTCAGCCTTCGGTGGTGTAATTATTGCCAATGCCGAGATCGATGCCGATACAGCTACCGAGATCGACAAGTTATTTTACGAGGTGCTTATCGCTCCAGCTTTCAGCGATGAGGCTGTTACCATCCTTTCGGGCAAAAAGAACCGCATCCTGCTGGTTCGTCAGCCTGTTGAATTGCCGGTTAAACACTTCAAAACTTTATTGAACGGTGTTATTGAGCAGGATAAAGACGCGGTTATTGAAGGCCCAACCCAAATGACCACCGTTACCGAAAAAGCCCCAACAGAGGCAGAGTTGAGCGACCTGTTCTTCGCCAACAAAATTGTAAAACATACCAAATCAAACACCATTGTGTTTGCTAAAAATAACCAGTTGATGGCCAGCGGTGTTGGTCAAACCTCAAGGGTTGATGCCTTGAAACAAGCCGTGATCAAAGCACAAAGCTTTGGCTTCGACCTGAACGGCGCGGTAATGGCATCTGATGCTTTCTTCCCCTTCCCGGATTGTGCCGGGTTAGCTGCCGAGGCAGGTATCACCGCTATTTTACAACCAGGCGGATCGATCAACGATAAGCTTTCGGTTGCAATGTGTAATGAGAAGGGCTTAGCCATGGTTACTACCGGCGTGCGCCACTTTAAACACTAA
- the mreC gene encoding rod shape-determining protein MreC: MRNLWAFIRKYNAFFLFLIFEISSLIIYIKYNSFQKASFLNSTNAVTGTLFKQADAFKSYLSLRETNDSLARENAKLRGEVKASFYVDSVDKRKVNDTVYKQQYSYIVAKVINNSFNKRSNYITIDRGSKDGIQKDMGVITGAGVVGQVIDVTEHLAIIQSVLHKNTRFSAMLTNTKDIGSFVWGNDMDPHKGLLIDIQNNAQPKMGELVVTSGYSLFPTGIPFGKIINLHAKGGGLLINVEVALAVDFTKLQYVYVVNNKFATEQTGLEAVQNKNE; the protein is encoded by the coding sequence ATGCGTAACCTTTGGGCTTTTATAAGAAAGTATAACGCGTTTTTTTTGTTCCTGATTTTTGAGATCAGCTCACTTATCATTTACATTAAGTATAACTCGTTTCAAAAGGCTTCGTTTTTAAACTCTACCAACGCGGTTACAGGTACCCTGTTTAAACAGGCCGACGCGTTTAAAAGTTATCTCTCGTTAAGGGAAACCAACGATAGCCTGGCCCGCGAAAACGCTAAACTGCGCGGCGAGGTTAAAGCTTCGTTTTATGTAGATAGTGTTGATAAACGCAAGGTAAACGATACCGTTTACAAGCAACAATACAGCTACATTGTAGCCAAGGTTATCAATAACTCGTTTAACAAACGAAGCAATTATATTACGATAGACAGGGGCAGTAAAGACGGCATCCAAAAAGATATGGGCGTAATAACCGGTGCCGGTGTTGTAGGGCAGGTAATTGATGTTACTGAGCACCTGGCCATCATTCAATCGGTATTGCATAAAAACACCCGTTTTAGCGCCATGCTTACCAATACCAAAGATATCGGCTCGTTTGTTTGGGGTAATGACATGGATCCGCATAAAGGATTACTGATTGATATTCAGAATAACGCGCAACCTAAAATGGGCGAACTGGTGGTAACCTCGGGCTATTCGCTGTTCCCAACAGGTATCCCGTTTGGTAAAATCATCAATCTGCATGCCAAGGGTGGCGGTTTACTAATCAATGTGGAAGTAGCATTAGCCGTAGATTTCACTAAACTGCAATACGTATACGTGGTAAACAACAAATTTGCCACCGAACAAACGGGACTGGAGGCCGTGCAAAACAAAAATGAGTAG
- the mrdA gene encoding penicillin-binding protein 2: protein MNKFFERRYVITGIFLVIIFALLARLYYIQIVDDKYEIYANSNVRRTTILYPARGPILDRNGKILVQNEPIYDVMVNPKDVNRPFDTLLLCKMIGIDKEGFYKRFIKAQKQSPAKPFIFEKQLSVQLYAALQEKLFEFPGFSVVPRTIRTYPDSIAAQFLGFIGEVTDRDIKRSNNYYRLGDYIGVTGVEKAYENVLRGQRGVQVQMVDSKGIPKGSFANGALDTVPRSGERLTSSLDIDLQRLGEKLMQNKLGSIVAIEPSSGEILCYVSSPTYDPNLMVGRQRGNNLAAMYNNPYKPFFIRPIQAQYPPGSSFKPLSALIALQEGIISPNEIFYCTGNYRAGNRIVHCNHGEAHGSVNMARAVAESCNGYFSMVFQRIVDRYGVKNTEANFKAWRNNVMKFGLGARLDLDMPAESRGNVPTPLYYDNIYHNGGWRSSTIVALAIGQGELLATPLQMANLECTIANRGFFYKPHLIKAIGTENVIKKEYTEKNYVGIDSGYFEPVINGMQAVVENGTARRSKIPGIIMCGKTGTAQNPHGEDHSVFVAFAPRDNPKIAIAVVVENSGEGAHWAAPIASFIVEKYLTGKVTAREAGYTVDYFANANRLPDLALYAKDLMKERRRDSIRSAKLDSVKRFKADSIKKVKADSIKKARQETAGNNKAGSIISILTGRRARS, encoded by the coding sequence ATGAATAAATTTTTTGAACGCCGCTACGTTATAACCGGTATCTTTTTAGTTATCATATTTGCCCTGCTGGCAAGGCTCTACTATATCCAGATTGTGGATGATAAGTACGAGATTTATGCCAACAGTAACGTAAGGCGCACCACCATACTTTACCCTGCCCGCGGCCCGATATTGGATAGGAACGGCAAAATCCTGGTACAAAACGAACCTATTTACGATGTAATGGTTAACCCTAAAGATGTTAACCGGCCTTTTGATACCCTGTTGCTTTGTAAAATGATTGGTATTGATAAAGAAGGTTTTTACAAGCGCTTTATCAAAGCCCAAAAGCAATCGCCCGCCAAACCGTTCATCTTCGAAAAACAGCTTTCGGTTCAACTATATGCAGCCCTGCAGGAAAAGCTTTTTGAGTTTCCGGGTTTCTCGGTAGTGCCGCGTACCATACGTACTTATCCCGATTCAATTGCCGCACAATTTCTTGGTTTTATTGGTGAAGTTACCGATCGCGATATCAAACGATCAAACAATTATTACCGCCTCGGCGATTATATTGGCGTTACCGGTGTTGAAAAAGCTTATGAAAACGTACTTCGCGGGCAGCGCGGTGTGCAGGTGCAAATGGTAGATTCGAAGGGAATTCCGAAAGGATCGTTTGCTAACGGCGCTTTAGATACTGTTCCCCGTTCGGGCGAGCGTTTAACCTCATCCCTTGATATCGACCTGCAAAGGCTTGGTGAAAAACTGATGCAAAATAAGTTGGGTAGTATTGTAGCTATCGAACCATCAAGCGGCGAGATATTGTGTTATGTGAGCAGCCCTACTTATGACCCAAACCTGATGGTTGGCCGCCAGCGTGGTAATAACCTGGCCGCAATGTACAACAACCCATATAAGCCATTTTTCATCAGGCCTATACAGGCGCAATATCCTCCCGGTTCGTCCTTTAAGCCCTTAAGCGCGCTTATCGCTTTACAGGAAGGGATCATCAGCCCTAATGAAATCTTTTATTGCACCGGTAATTACCGGGCTGGAAACCGTATTGTTCACTGTAACCACGGCGAGGCTCATGGTTCAGTTAATATGGCCCGGGCTGTAGCCGAATCATGTAACGGCTATTTTTCGATGGTTTTTCAGCGTATTGTTGACAGGTACGGCGTAAAAAATACCGAAGCCAACTTTAAAGCATGGCGAAACAACGTGATGAAATTCGGCCTCGGCGCAAGGCTTGATCTGGATATGCCGGCCGAAAGCCGTGGCAACGTACCCACCCCTTTGTATTATGACAACATTTATCACAATGGAGGCTGGCGTTCAAGCACTATTGTAGCGCTGGCTATTGGCCAGGGCGAGCTTTTAGCAACACCTTTACAAATGGCTAACCTGGAGTGTACCATTGCCAACCGTGGTTTTTTTTATAAGCCGCACCTTATCAAAGCTATAGGTACCGAAAACGTAATCAAAAAGGAATACACCGAAAAAAATTATGTGGGTATCGATTCGGGCTATTTTGAACCGGTAATTAACGGTATGCAGGCGGTAGTTGAAAACGGTACGGCACGCCGCTCAAAAATACCGGGCATTATCATGTGCGGCAAAACCGGTACCGCCCAAAACCCGCATGGTGAAGACCACTCGGTGTTTGTAGCTTTCGCTCCGCGCGATAATCCTAAGATCGCGATAGCTGTAGTAGTTGAAAACTCGGGCGAGGGCGCGCACTGGGCAGCTCCGATTGCCAGTTTTATAGTAGAAAAATATTTAACAGGTAAGGTAACCGCCCGCGAAGCCGGGTATACGGTTGATTACTTTGCCAATGCCAACCGCCTGCCCGATCTGGCACTGTACGCAAAAGATTTGATGAAAGAGCGCAGGCGCGACAGCATCCGCAGTGCCAAACTCGATTCGGTAAAAAGATTTAAGGCCGATTCGATTAAAAAA
- a CDS encoding rod shape-determining protein MreD, with the protein MSRTILINVLRFLVLVFMQVLLLKNITFYNLATPYFYILFILLLPFEVPNILLFVLAFVLGLTVDAFYDTPGLHASACVVLALVRILFISITVQKDGFDNEPEPTLSIMGFRWFFTYAIVLTLVHHFFLLNLEVFSFSEIQYTLSRVVLSSLFTVFLILISGLLFFRRKERK; encoded by the coding sequence ATGAGTAGGACTATCCTGATTAACGTTTTAAGGTTTTTAGTGCTGGTTTTTATGCAGGTTTTACTGTTAAAAAATATCACCTTTTATAACCTGGCCACGCCGTATTTTTATATCCTGTTTATCCTCCTGTTGCCTTTCGAAGTGCCAAACATTTTACTGTTTGTGCTGGCGTTTGTTTTAGGCCTCACTGTTGATGCGTTTTACGATACTCCCGGCTTACACGCTTCGGCCTGTGTGGTACTGGCCCTGGTAAGGATATTATTTATCAGCATAACAGTACAAAAGGATGGCTTTGATAATGAACCCGAACCCACTTTAAGTATTATGGGCTTCAGGTGGTTTTTTACATATGCTATTGTACTTACCCTTGTACATCATTTTTTCCTGCTTAACCTGGAGGTATTTAGCTTTTCTGAAATACAATATACACTAAGCCGTGTTGTTTTGAGTTCATTATTTACAGTATTTTTAATACTGATTTCGGGCCTGCTATTTTTCAGGAGGAAAGAACGTAAATGA
- the purN gene encoding phosphoribosylglycinamide formyltransferase: MKKRIAIFASGSGSNAQKLMEHFKRNADAEVVIILTNNPQAYVLQRADNFEIPSHIFTRHEFFQTDDVVRLLKNLQVDLIVLAGFLWLVPQSLLKAFPNKIINLHPALLPKYGGKGMYGDNVHRAILENKEEESGITIHFVNENFDEGEIIHQSKFKIEPGDTLEVVKFKGQQLEHNHFPKVVEALLKKMKS; this comes from the coding sequence ATGAAAAAAAGAATTGCCATTTTTGCTTCAGGATCAGGCTCGAACGCTCAAAAACTAATGGAGCACTTTAAGCGCAATGCCGATGCCGAGGTAGTAATCATCCTTACCAACAATCCGCAAGCCTACGTTTTACAACGCGCCGATAACTTCGAGATCCCCTCGCACATATTTACGCGCCACGAGTTTTTTCAAACCGACGATGTAGTGCGCCTGCTGAAAAACCTCCAGGTAGACCTCATTGTGCTGGCCGGTTTTTTATGGCTTGTACCCCAATCATTATTAAAAGCATTCCCTAACAAAATCATCAACCTGCACCCTGCCCTCTTACCTAAATACGGTGGCAAAGGCATGTATGGCGATAATGTACACCGCGCCATTTTAGAAAACAAAGAAGAAGAAAGCGGTATTACTATCCATTTTGTGAACGAGAATTTTGATGAAGGAGAGATCATCCACCAATCAAAATTTAAAATTGAGCCGGGAGATACGCTGGAAGTTGTGAAGTTTAAAGGTCAGCAATTGGAGCACAATCATTTCCCCAAGGTAGTTGAGGCGCTGTTAAAGAAAATGAAGAGTTGA
- a CDS encoding four helix bundle protein — translation MGSFTDLEVWKKARAFRNNIAELVKAFPPEEKYRLTDQIIRSSRSIGNNIAEGHGRFHYLDASKFLVNARGSAAESIDHLFIAFDNELINQDTLDSLSKDCEECMRMINGYISYLKKQTEH, via the coding sequence ATGGGCTCTTTTACAGATTTGGAGGTTTGGAAAAAGGCCCGGGCATTCAGAAATAATATTGCCGAATTAGTTAAGGCATTCCCTCCGGAAGAAAAATATCGCTTAACAGATCAAATCATTCGCTCTTCCCGCTCAATCGGAAACAATATTGCCGAAGGACACGGCAGGTTTCATTATTTAGATGCTTCAAAATTTTTGGTGAATGCCCGCGGATCCGCTGCGGAAAGCATCGATCACCTGTTCATCGCCTTTGATAATGAGCTAATAAACCAGGATACTTTGGATTCGTTGAGCAAAGATTGCGAAGAATGTATGCGTATGATTAACGGCTATATTTCCTATCTAAAGAAACAAACAGAGCATTAA
- a CDS encoding rod shape-determining protein, whose product MGLFNFFTQEIAIDLGTANTLIIHNDKVVVDEPSIVAFDRTTNKVIAIGRQAMQMEGKTHDNIRTVRPLKDGVIADFNAAEHMIRGMIKMINQGKGWFFPSLRMVICIPSGITEVEKRAVRDSAEIAGAKEVYLIHEPMAAAVGIGIDVEEPMGNMIIDIGGGTTEIAVIALSGIVCDQSIRVAGDNFDSDIVQYIRRQHNIMIGDRTAEKIKIEVGSALPELSEPPGDFAVQGRDLMTGVPKQIMVSYTEIAHCLDKSISKIEEAILKALEITPPELSADIYQTGIYLTGGGALLRGLDKRVAAKTKLPVHVAEDPLRAVVRGTGTALKNIGNFKFLMQ is encoded by the coding sequence ATGGGTTTATTTAACTTTTTTACACAAGAAATTGCTATCGACCTGGGTACTGCAAATACCCTCATTATACATAACGATAAAGTTGTTGTTGACGAACCGTCTATCGTGGCGTTCGACAGGACCACCAACAAAGTAATTGCCATTGGACGCCAGGCCATGCAAATGGAAGGTAAAACGCACGATAACATCCGTACCGTGCGCCCCCTTAAAGACGGTGTAATTGCCGACTTTAACGCCGCCGAGCACATGATTCGCGGGATGATTAAAATGATTAACCAGGGTAAAGGCTGGTTTTTCCCTTCCCTGCGTATGGTAATCTGTATCCCCTCAGGTATTACCGAGGTGGAGAAACGTGCCGTACGCGACTCGGCCGAGATTGCCGGCGCTAAAGAGGTTTACCTCATCCACGAGCCAATGGCTGCTGCCGTAGGTATCGGTATCGATGTGGAAGAGCCAATGGGTAACATGATCATCGATATTGGCGGTGGTACTACTGAGATCGCGGTTATCGCTTTATCGGGTATCGTTTGTGATCAGTCTATCCGAGTTGCGGGCGATAACTTCGATTCGGACATCGTTCAATATATCCGTCGTCAGCATAACATTATGATCGGTGATCGTACTGCCGAGAAAATTAAAATTGAGGTTGGTTCCGCCCTTCCTGAATTGAGCGAGCCGCCGGGCGATTTTGCCGTTCAAGGTCGTGATTTGATGACCGGCGTACCCAAACAGATCATGGTATCTTATACCGAAATTGCACACTGTTTAGATAAATCGATCTCTAAAATAGAAGAAGCGATACTGAAAGCACTCGAGATTACCCCGCCCGAGCTTTCGGCCGATATTTACCAAACCGGTATTTACTTAACCGGTGGCGGCGCATTATTGCGCGGCCTGGATAAGCGTGTGGCTGCCAAAACCAAACTCCCTGTACACGTAGCCGAAGATCCGCTTCGCGCCGTAGTACGCGGAACCGGCACCGCCCTGAAGAATATTGGTAACTTTAAATTTTTAATGCAGTAA